From the Juglans microcarpa x Juglans regia isolate MS1-56 chromosome 3D, Jm3101_v1.0, whole genome shotgun sequence genome, the window TGTTGTAACAAATCCTGAATATGAGATGTTGTTTGAGAATCGGCTTTGCAGAAAATTAGGCTATCATCTGCGAATAGAAGGTGATTTACACTCGGTGCACTTCTACAAACTTTTATGCCTTTCACCATACTTCTCCGCTTAACATCTTTCAGCAAGGCACTTAGTAGGAATAATATGCCCTAGGGATTCACCATTCACCAGGATGGAAAACGAGACCGTTTTAACACATTCCATGACCAGCTTTACAAAAGACTTGACAAACCCTAACTTCAACATAATATTCTTTAGAAATATCTATTCCACCATATCgtatgctttactcatatccaacttAAGGGACATATAACTTTTCGGACCCTTTCATTTGTGCCTCGAAAAATTCACAAGCTCATATGCAATCAACACATTATCAGTCATTAATCTTCCCCCAACAAAAGCAGATTGTGATTCAAATATAACATCAGGTAGCAAATTTTTCAACCTATTAACAATCACTTTTGAAACTAGCTTATACACCACGTTACAAAGACTTATAGGTCGAAAATCAAAAACCAACTCACAAGTCTTCTTCTTTGGAATTAAGCTAATTAAAGTATGATTTAGCTCTTTAGGGATTCTACCCACATTCAAAGTGTGCAACATAGCTTGAGTCACAGAAGTTCCAACAATAGGCCAAtatttctggaaaaatagtgaaGACATACCGTCAGGTCCTGGAGCTTTTGTTGGATGCATTTGTTGGAGAGCCACCTTCACCTCCTCTGCTTCATATGGTCTGGTGAGCTGTTGGTTCATCTCTGGTGTGACTTTCCTCTCCAGACAGTCTAGAACTCCCTGTTGTCCACTCTGCCCAGATGCAGAAAAAAGTTTCTCGAAAAAATCAACAATCAAATTCTGCTTCGAAGTTCCTTCTACCCACACACCTTGCTCATTTCGTAGGCCCTTAATCCAGTTCCTCCTCCTTCGAGTGTTATCTTGAGAGTGAAAAAAACGGGTATTTTGATCCCCTTCATGTAGCCACTGCACTCTAGATCGCTGTCTCCACATCACTTCCTCCCATTCCAGACATAATTGCAAATTCTCTCTAGCTTTTGACAAGCCCACTGAATCAGGTTGTTCCACATTTGTTGCTTGCATCTCTTCCAGTTTTTGCCtgcctcatttttctttttctgcacaTGACCGAAAGACCTCTTATTCCATGAAGCCAATTGTTTACCACACGTTGTAATACGTTTCATCACCCCTTCCATATTATTACTTTCATCCCTGTCCCCATCAACCCACACATTCTCAATAATGTCAGAACATTTTTTCTCCCCTACCCACATTACTTCAAATATAAATtgtttcttccttctcccttcaaCAAAAGAGCCCTTAGAATCAAACCAGATAGGTAAATGGTCAGAATGTGCAGCTACCCCGTGCTTCACCACCACATAGGGAAACAAACCAAAGAAACTGTTGTTGCCCAAGAAACGATCAAGCCTCTCACTAATGACTTCATCACCTTCCCTTCCATTCGACCATGTGTACTTGGGTCCATAAAACCCCACATCCTGCAAAGAACAGTCCATCAATACTTCCCTAAATGCCTCCATTTGATTCTCAGGTCGTAGTCTACCTCCTCTTTTTTTACTCATATGCAATACTTCGTTAAAATCACCCCCCAAAATCCATGGTACACTATCGTCAGCATGTAAATGACGAATCAAATCCCATGTGATAAATCTACTTGTAGTCTGTGGATTTCCATATATGCCCGTAAACCTCCATTCACACGCACTCTCTTCTCTAACAAGAACATTAATGtgatttatagaaaaatattgtaacCGAACCACAAGATCCTCCTTCCATAACAACGCTAACCCCCCACTCTTCCCTACACAATCCACAGTAAAGCAAGAATTAAAACCAATTTATACTTACATACCTCCATCTTTCGAGTCGTCAGCTTAGTCTCTTGAAGAAACACCATCGTGGGCGATTAGATCGTGCAAAGCACGAATTCcctgtgggttcccaagcccacgggaATTCCAACATAATGTTTTCATGGCTGCCGGCAGGGCTGGACCCCAGCCTCTGCCGATAGATCAATTCGGACCTCATGAAGGTGCTCAGCTTCTGTCACCATAACAACCCTCAACTTCGGTCATTTTCCTCCCAGTGGAAGAGCCCTAGCCTCGAGTGTTACAGCTTTCCGTTTTGCACAGGACTTGCTCATAGGAGACGACTGGATTCTCCCCTCCAAGGCCTTCTTTTTCGAGCGGGGGCCCTCCTTACTTGTCGAGCCTATATCCATCTAGGCCGCATTAAACATTGCCCCCTCAGTGAGTGGATTCATTAAGCCCATATCTGGTAAGCCCACTGGCAACAAGGATACCTCAACCCGAGAAGGATTCACTGCATTTATTTGAACCCGTGATTCATGTTCCATCTCCTTCAATGGCACTTTCGAAATATTCGTGTGAGATCTTCCCACAACGGACTCCACCCTTTGCACAGCCTCTTCCGATAAATCAGCACGTAACGGTTCAGGATTAACTGTTACATCTAGTGGAGCATGTTTCGCCGCATCGTCCTCCAACACTACCCCAGCATTGCGGTGAACCACAAACTCGGGATTCTCCTCTGTTGATGACGGTTGGCGGCCATTAGTCCCCAATGGTTTGTTTCCACGCCCCACTCCCCTCAACCACTATCCATATGGAAAAAGGGTTGTCTTTTCATCAAAACCTCGTGCCTGTTCAAAGTCTCAATATACATGACCTAGCCGTCCACAGAGAAAGCAAAAATCAGGCAACCTTTCGTAAGAGAACCACACCCAGTAGGGGACTCGAGAACCAATGTAGAGTTTCTTCCCTCGTAGCAAAGGTTTCGTGATATTGAGGCATACTCGAATCTGCATGAATTCACCCCAAGCAATTTCACCATCTAGCAAGTCGATCTCCTCCATATGACCCAGTGATTGCCCAATGAGTTCTCCAACTTCAATATTGCGAGCAGCCAAGGGTAGATCATGAACCCTGACCCAGAAAGATGCTGTTGTTAGTTTGAGTTGCTTACCCTGTTGAAAACCATCAAAATCCTTGACTAATACCAGTTGTTTGTCAAAGGACCACAGACCATCACGCAGAACCCTTTCCTTATCACGCACATCATCAAATTCTGCCAAGAGGAACTTTGAATCTAGTTCTTGCAATTTCAATCCTCTCGAAGGATGCCAAACTCTCCAGAGCATCTGCTTGAAAGCCATCTGATTGTAACTACGTAGCGTGAGCAACCGCACAATCAAACACTTTCCCCCTCTCACTACATTGTCTTGGACCAAATCGACAACAACAACGACCGTCTCCTGCTCCGATTCAGTTAATGATAGCTTCCCATAAATCTCTTCCAACTCCTCCGCCATGTGAAATAATCagtaaagataaaaaaaagggaaaccCTGCACGAAACGACAGGAAGAAAACCCAAACCTCTACTCGTAGGAGACGAGAGAAGACATGTAGTCTGTTTATTTGGCGAATtaattcatatgattttagtat encodes:
- the LOC121255158 gene encoding uncharacterized protein LOC121255158, giving the protein MEAFREVLMDCSLQDVGFYGPKYTWSNGREGDEVISERLDRFLGNNSFFGLFPYVVVKHGVAAHSDHLPIWFDSKGSFVEGRRKKQFIFEVMWVGEKKCSDIIENVWVDGDRDESNNMEGVMKRITTCGKQLASWNKRSFGHVQKKKNEAGKNWKRCKQQMWNNLIQWACQKLERICNYVWNGRK